A part of Apostichopus japonicus isolate 1M-3 chromosome 10, ASM3797524v1, whole genome shotgun sequence genomic DNA contains:
- the LOC139975210 gene encoding intraflagellar transport protein 81 homolog isoform X2 → MSEQLKYIVEQLNKEPFKRNYNLISFDSLEALHLLQVLNDVLAEVNPQQKLDIREEGADQTALRMLNELKILKYKPTEDPSTFRQGLVSANKPVIYPILVWLFQKTPELKKRAYLGRYLVKVDIPPDILQDEQVGDTFAQYEELVETFKILHKESENLKTSGFSASDIRKDIDHMMEEKQQVSKRIERLKKRVETVPKHEQMLEVARNYRNEQEQQQTRMQQKQDQRNQLHHAEQKLQRITKQVQDLKQSTVGATAEGLVKKLEEENEVNKYLCEEKIPKEIEAMTAACRNLENVMSVPAMGQSELDEIHDKINNLNSEVNDLIEKRMMRNDPIDDKLSLFRQQAVIIAGKKETAAEALKEAKDELQQCQQELQEKREAAKNVGSEQILKGDDFKAFVNKLRGKSSTYKKKRQELAELRSEYGVLTRTEEILRQRDEAIQEQLSMLEAKKGVSGYHDTQEELEKVSAIKSELDDMKGKTLDDMSGMVMKLNASIANKKTSLAPIIKELRPLREKAKEMQTDYDDKKMTYDTMSAGLESNRSKLEQEVRVLQEECSQEESRFHYLNSMLKMIEVQQQRVADEMKAYTSSDPAERKKSYREMYGRKIQEQENLGKSLREKQKAVKASHGPSMKQMKMWQDFESLMECKKRCFLSADQHEESGQIFRSEVDGEDRLVL, encoded by the exons ATGAGTGAACAACTCAAGTACATCGTTGAACAACTGAACAAGGAGCCATTCAAGAGGAATTATAATCTCATCAGCTTTGACTCATTGGAAGCCTTGCATTTGCTGCAGGTGCTAAATGATGTCTTGGCAGAGGTCAACCCACAG CAAAAGCTGGACATCAGGGAGGAAGGCGCTGACCAGACTGCACTACGAATGCTCAACGAATTGAAAATCCTCAAGTACAAGCCAACGGAAGATCC GAGTACTTTTCGCCAAGGTTTGGTATCAGCAAACAAACCTGTCATATACCCCATCCTGGTATGGCTTTTCCAGAAAACACCCGAGCTGAAGAAGCGAGCGTACCTGGGCCGGTACCTCGTCAAGGTGGATATACCGCCAGACATCTTACAAGATGAACAAGTAGGGGATACTTTTGCACAG TATGAGGAGTTGGTAGAAACCTTCAAGATACTTCACAAAGAATCCGAAAATTTGAAGACTTCTGGCTTTTCAGCCTCAGATATTAGGAAAGATATTGACCACATGATGGAAGAGAAACAGCAGGTCTCCAAGAGGATAGAAAGATTGAAGAAACGG GTGGAAACGGTCCCGAAACACGAGCAGATGTTGGAAGTTGCCAGAAACTATCGTAATGAGCAAGAACAGCAGCAAACTCGTATGCAGCAGAAACAAGACCAGAGAAATCAG CTTCATCATGCAGAACAAAAGCTACAGCGAATAACGAAGCAAGTGCAGGACTTAAAGCAGTCCACTGTTGGGGCGACTGCAGAAG GACTGGTGAAGAAGCTAGAGGAAGAGAATGAGGTAAACAAGTACCTCTGCGAGGAGAAAATACCCAAAGAGATTGAGGCTATGACGGCTGCATGTAGAAACCTTGAAAACGTGATGAGTGTCCCTGCTATGGGCCAGTCCGAGCTGGATGAAATCCACGATAAA ATAAATAACCTTAACTCCGAGGTCAACGATCTGATCGAGAAACGTATGATGAGGAATGACCCCATCGATGACAAACTCTCCCTCTTCCGTCAGCAAGCGGTCATCATCGCCGGTAAGAAAGAAACGGCAGCTGAGGCTCTGAAGGAGGCTAAAGATGAACTCCAACAATGTCAGCAAGAATTGCAGGAGAAACGAGAGGCTGCCAAAAATGTCGGTTCGGAGCAAATTCTCAAAGGAGATGAT TTCAAAGCCTTCGTCAACAAATTACGAGGAAAGAGCAGCACTTACAAAAAGAAACGACAAGAATTGGCTGAGCTGAGATCAGAGTACGGTGTCCTGACGAGAACGGAAGAGATCTTGAGACAGAGAGATGAAGCCATCCAAGAACAGTTG TCAATGTTGGAGGCCAAGAAGGGAGTTTCTGGGTACCATGACACACAAGAGGAACTGGAGAAAGTCTCAGCGATCAAAAGTGAGCTAGACGATATGAAAGGAAAAACTCTAGATGACATGTCAGGAATG gttaTGAAACTAAATGCATCCATTGCAAACAAGAAGACATCTCTAGCACCGATCATCAAGGAGCTACGACCGCTGAGAGAGAAAGCCAAAGAGATGCAGACAGACTACGATGACAAGAAGATGACCTATGACACAATGAGTGCCGGACTAGAGAGTAATCGGTCCAAGCTCGAACAG GAGGTGAGAGTGTTGCAAGAGGAGTGTTCACAAGAAGAGAGTCGATTTCACTACTTAAATAGTATGTTGAAGATGATAGAGGTACAGCAGCAACGAGTGGCCGATGAGATGAAGGCCTACACCTCGTCAGATCCAGCAGAGAGGAAGAAATCTTACAGAGAGATGTACGGCAGGAAGATTCAAGAACAGGAGAATCTCGGAAAG
- the LOC139975210 gene encoding intraflagellar transport protein 81 homolog isoform X1, which yields MGKQSSTFPPCNRSLLISGIPNTFCTATDSHNWPVELCKGYCLFVYINNGRRQAVKMSEQLKYIVEQLNKEPFKRNYNLISFDSLEALHLLQVLNDVLAEVNPQQKLDIREEGADQTALRMLNELKILKYKPTEDPSTFRQGLVSANKPVIYPILVWLFQKTPELKKRAYLGRYLVKVDIPPDILQDEQVGDTFAQYEELVETFKILHKESENLKTSGFSASDIRKDIDHMMEEKQQVSKRIERLKKRVETVPKHEQMLEVARNYRNEQEQQQTRMQQKQDQRNQLHHAEQKLQRITKQVQDLKQSTVGATAEGLVKKLEEENEVNKYLCEEKIPKEIEAMTAACRNLENVMSVPAMGQSELDEIHDKINNLNSEVNDLIEKRMMRNDPIDDKLSLFRQQAVIIAGKKETAAEALKEAKDELQQCQQELQEKREAAKNVGSEQILKGDDFKAFVNKLRGKSSTYKKKRQELAELRSEYGVLTRTEEILRQRDEAIQEQLSMLEAKKGVSGYHDTQEELEKVSAIKSELDDMKGKTLDDMSGMVMKLNASIANKKTSLAPIIKELRPLREKAKEMQTDYDDKKMTYDTMSAGLESNRSKLEQEVRVLQEECSQEESRFHYLNSMLKMIEVQQQRVADEMKAYTSSDPAERKKSYREMYGRKIQEQENLGKSLREKQKAVKASHGPSMKQMKMWQDFESLMECKKRCFLSADQHEESGQIFRSEVDGEDRLVL from the exons ATGGGCAAACAAAGTTCTACCTTCCCGCCATGCAACAGAAGTTTACTTATTTCCGGGATACCGAATACTTTCTGCACAGCAACGGACTCGCATAACTGGCCGGTAGAGCTATGTAAAG GCTACTGTCTCTTTGTCTATATCAATAACGGACGAAGGCAAGCTGTAAAAATGAGTGAACAACTCAAGTACATCGTTGAACAACTGAACAAGGAGCCATTCAAGAGGAATTATAATCTCATCAGCTTTGACTCATTGGAAGCCTTGCATTTGCTGCAGGTGCTAAATGATGTCTTGGCAGAGGTCAACCCACAG CAAAAGCTGGACATCAGGGAGGAAGGCGCTGACCAGACTGCACTACGAATGCTCAACGAATTGAAAATCCTCAAGTACAAGCCAACGGAAGATCC GAGTACTTTTCGCCAAGGTTTGGTATCAGCAAACAAACCTGTCATATACCCCATCCTGGTATGGCTTTTCCAGAAAACACCCGAGCTGAAGAAGCGAGCGTACCTGGGCCGGTACCTCGTCAAGGTGGATATACCGCCAGACATCTTACAAGATGAACAAGTAGGGGATACTTTTGCACAG TATGAGGAGTTGGTAGAAACCTTCAAGATACTTCACAAAGAATCCGAAAATTTGAAGACTTCTGGCTTTTCAGCCTCAGATATTAGGAAAGATATTGACCACATGATGGAAGAGAAACAGCAGGTCTCCAAGAGGATAGAAAGATTGAAGAAACGG GTGGAAACGGTCCCGAAACACGAGCAGATGTTGGAAGTTGCCAGAAACTATCGTAATGAGCAAGAACAGCAGCAAACTCGTATGCAGCAGAAACAAGACCAGAGAAATCAG CTTCATCATGCAGAACAAAAGCTACAGCGAATAACGAAGCAAGTGCAGGACTTAAAGCAGTCCACTGTTGGGGCGACTGCAGAAG GACTGGTGAAGAAGCTAGAGGAAGAGAATGAGGTAAACAAGTACCTCTGCGAGGAGAAAATACCCAAAGAGATTGAGGCTATGACGGCTGCATGTAGAAACCTTGAAAACGTGATGAGTGTCCCTGCTATGGGCCAGTCCGAGCTGGATGAAATCCACGATAAA ATAAATAACCTTAACTCCGAGGTCAACGATCTGATCGAGAAACGTATGATGAGGAATGACCCCATCGATGACAAACTCTCCCTCTTCCGTCAGCAAGCGGTCATCATCGCCGGTAAGAAAGAAACGGCAGCTGAGGCTCTGAAGGAGGCTAAAGATGAACTCCAACAATGTCAGCAAGAATTGCAGGAGAAACGAGAGGCTGCCAAAAATGTCGGTTCGGAGCAAATTCTCAAAGGAGATGAT TTCAAAGCCTTCGTCAACAAATTACGAGGAAAGAGCAGCACTTACAAAAAGAAACGACAAGAATTGGCTGAGCTGAGATCAGAGTACGGTGTCCTGACGAGAACGGAAGAGATCTTGAGACAGAGAGATGAAGCCATCCAAGAACAGTTG TCAATGTTGGAGGCCAAGAAGGGAGTTTCTGGGTACCATGACACACAAGAGGAACTGGAGAAAGTCTCAGCGATCAAAAGTGAGCTAGACGATATGAAAGGAAAAACTCTAGATGACATGTCAGGAATG gttaTGAAACTAAATGCATCCATTGCAAACAAGAAGACATCTCTAGCACCGATCATCAAGGAGCTACGACCGCTGAGAGAGAAAGCCAAAGAGATGCAGACAGACTACGATGACAAGAAGATGACCTATGACACAATGAGTGCCGGACTAGAGAGTAATCGGTCCAAGCTCGAACAG GAGGTGAGAGTGTTGCAAGAGGAGTGTTCACAAGAAGAGAGTCGATTTCACTACTTAAATAGTATGTTGAAGATGATAGAGGTACAGCAGCAACGAGTGGCCGATGAGATGAAGGCCTACACCTCGTCAGATCCAGCAGAGAGGAAGAAATCTTACAGAGAGATGTACGGCAGGAAGATTCAAGAACAGGAGAATCTCGGAAAG